The DNA segment tttatttatttattgatgtatggGTTTGCAGTGTCTAtggtaaaacatattttttcacagtttttaacattatgaAATTCAAGGAGCTGTTATATTTTGGTCTAATTAAATGTCCTGGATCACTGCATGTTGTCGCTGTATGTTCGTAACAGGCCTTCTTGGCATGCTTTTCTCCTCTGGCTGTTGTTGGACTAATCAGGAAGTGTTCTCTGAGCAGATGAAAGAGTCCAGCACTGAAGGACACTACCGTTTCCCTGCTCCACCCCAGTCTGCCAGTGCCTTtgatgactggaaaaaaaaaactatgtgcaCTCCGATTGGCTCTTATAAGTTTTTTGTGCTCATGAATGAGTTCCAGTAGACAAGAGGGTTAAATCTTAATCAAGATCTCGGCCTAGTTAAATGCTCATGCCATAGTTGGCTTTAACATCTGGCCAGCTGTGAATGCCTAGTAGCTTTGATCACTGCCTCTTTACTGcagttttttgcttttgttcacTGCATGACCCCTATAGATGCCTTTAATGTGAATGTATGTTGATGAATGGTGGCACTGAACTGATTATTGTTGGTTAAAAGATGCCCTTTAATTGTCAAAATATTAAAGTCAGTAATActgaaataatttctttaatttacattgttgtgaccaaacaattaaaagtttcttgttgtaaataaatgctTATGTAGACACTTTATATGGTTTACAAAtctaatttaaagcatttaaacataAGCCTTCAGATCAtaagcctttttttctttttttttttttgactggttgtgtataTGTTGCATATTTAACCTTGTAGATGGATGACATGAGATATTGCTTCTGATTAAAAGTGGAGCGCTCATTGATTTGGTGGTGATGTTATAGCCAGAAGCCATATGGGAGAAAGGATCAGCAGGATCAGGCTTTTCTGCTTTAATGAGTTTATGATGTATATCAGATGTTGTGTACTGTACACAACACCGACGTCTCCTCAACAACTGAAATATGGGCTGGGTGATGTGGATGTGGGTTTAGATCATtagaaaaatctgaaatatcaGTGAAACCTTAAGAAATCATAGTGTTTAGTGAATGCAGTGAagaattgattaaattaatgtgcTAGCGactgtattttaagtttttaactatattttgtgTTGTCATTTCCTGTTGAGGAGATGTTTCACATACTATAATTTTGCTTAGTGGCCTAATGGATGTTTTTACACttgatttctttaaagaaataggGGAActcttgccagtatgaatgaaatgAAACCAATCCATCATAGTGGTCCAGCATTTGTGAATGCGGTGACATTTATGAGCGTGTTTTTGATGCCAATTTTCCCCAGAATTGTTTTCTATAGAGCGTTTATGAATACTTGCCAGCAAGGGGTTGTAAAGACTGCAAATGGGATTTGCTTGAATCTGTTGGAAAACACCAGTGTTTATAGACACTGCTTCATGTTAAGCTAAGTAagattttagttaatttattttttaagacataCAGCTGATTGCTTTTCATTACTGagtttgttaaaactacaaacacAAGGGTTGCACACATCTCTGTTGGGACAGGTTTAAAGTGATTAAGACCTTGTCCTCCACTTGTGCCCCTAAAATACTCTGGCTCTATGATGTGCCTGTAATCTTGTTAGCGTCAGATTAATACCGCAGCCATGTTCCCCTGTGCAGGGATGCAAAACCGCTCTGTCCCGCTCCAATGCTCGGCACTAATCTGCCAATATGAGGTgtgatgcagtgtttttttttcttaacatctGCTTATGTGCTTTTGTTTGACAGATGGTAGAATAACATctttcaaaaattattaatgatgaTGATTGTGATTAATCTTGTTTGTAATCATACATGTATGTAATGAAGTGTTGATACAAatgaacacataaataaacacaataataataataataattataatagatttTTTGTCACATCTGCTTTATTGTGTTGTACTTTAGCTATTTGACACGGtagaataagatattttaaaaattaataataataataataataataataataataataatttagtattgatgcaataatttgtaataataattttgtttgtaataaaaaaatgaaaagtttatagaaattaacaataataaaatattataataatcctaatataataataataataataataatcatcatcatcatcatcatcatcatcataatatcaccatcatcatcatcatcatcatctttattataacatctattttatttgtgaatataacaATTTCATACAAACagtttatttatgcaaatattattattattattattattattaatataataataataataataataataatttaaatcaacaaaaatatttatgtattttatttcctgCAATGTTTACAACTAAAACTAGTCTAAacataaactacaaaaaatatattttgcaaaactAACCGATTATTAAACCCACCGATTATACTAAACATCAAGAAACTGCAATGAGACATAACTGCTTATGAACAATGTGCAACATGACTTCTCCTTGTACACTAAATTGCACGTTCAATCCGATTACTTTCATAGCACAGGCTATGTTGGAATTGAATAATGACTGAACATCAAGCCACCCTCACAGTCAACTGCATTAACCTTCTGAACTCTCAGTGACTGAGAGGCTTTGTGAGGCGACTCACGAGTGATTTACAGAGATGATAAACACTGGAAGCTGAAAACTTCAAATGTATGTGGTGTAAAGTGTGTTGCCAATGAACAGGGATAGATGCTCCAAGATAGGACTGCATTTTTCCAGTCCCTCAAGGAGACAAATGATGCTTTCTGGATTTTAAGAAAACGTAAATTTACAGGCCATCACAACTTGAGTGTTTTTCCTACTCAAGGTCCACAGATAAACCTCATAACATAACTCAGCCTCATTACTGCTATTCAAAACAACCAGCTTTCTCAGGCACTGCTTATCTTTGGGTCAAATAAGGAATGGTAAGTGGAGACATAGACTTTTGctataaaacttaaatattttggGGACACTCAAGTGCTCACTGTCACAGCTGTCTACTGATGAGCATCTTGGGTTATATAAATTTAACTGGACCACACAAAATCTAAAAACACAGGGTAAGTTTGTTTGTCTATATACATCTTTTGCTTCTGAGTgtgtttgtaatagttttagaGCAGTACATGCTATTTGCTAATACCTTCAGTTATGACCTCGGAGCAAAGCTGTTTATAATGGACCAAACTATATTCAAAGTAATCTGATTTGCCGTGGCCCAATTAGAACAAGATTACTTTATAATCAAATGTACATGACATAAGTACCTACATAAATCCAGATAAGAATTAATAATGTACAATTGTTTGCAAACACTGTGGTCCATTTCTGAAACATTCAGGATCTACTGTCTAGAAATGCACAAAGGGCTACACAGATTCATCTAATATGGTgtaatctaatataataaaaaaaataataatgttaaagaattttctttattaaatatatttgttatgaattatatattatagaattatatatattatgcattttaattgtatttgttctTCACTTGGCACTTGAATAGACTGTCAATGCAATAAAGAAAATGGCAAAATGTGGAGTAACGGTTGTGAAATGTGGCGTCTGATGGTTTGTGACCTCACTGCAGGGGTCATAGCGTGATGGCGGCCGTCGATCTCTTCTCTTTCCCAGCATTGTGTTTCCTGAGTTGAAAACAAGTGCAGGCTTTCTCATGGAGTCACAGAGAGCTCTATAGACAGAGATATGGGTCACAGGAAACTGCGCCAATTGTACTGAAGGCTTGATGTATTAACTACCACTGAAACAGACTGGAAAAGTATTAttctttctctctattttttgagggggtggggggaggggtatatttatttttttaagatgtatttttGTTGGATGTTTATTGCATTCCATATCACTGTCTTCTAGCTACTGTAAGATTTCCCctctgattttcttttgttttattgtatttcttgGATATATAGAGCCTCGTTGGCCtcacttttcattcttttgtATTCTGAGATACAGTAAATGTGCCCATGTTCATCCCCCCGTGGCCTTGGCTTTCAATCTCTCACCCTTTGGAGAtcattgtaatttaaatattcaaatcagtTCCACTCACACATCATTGCCAATCACAAATGAAAAGAATACATTAAACCGGTGAATACATTAAGAAAGCGCATATATTGTGCTACTGTCACTGCAGGGACAGCAGGATAGTGATGgctttatttaaaacactgtgaAATACAATGAGTTCACAGGTGCTATTTCAATTTACAGCActtgcagtattacagagaagaAAAGCTGCATTAGGATGCcattatattaaaactttatttatttattttattttatacttttaaataacttattttttttattattttatacatatttacataaaaaccCTCTGTTAATAGTCTTGGGATACAAGTGATTTCAAATATTATAAACTTTTCATGTTACTCTATGCagtatttgtgtaaaataaaataatggtttgaaaTCATGTCTTTAAAACTGTAAAGACTGTCATTCACATCTCTAGGGCTcagtaattaaaaatgcaattaatacaATTAGGTTGGTTGTCAATTAATTGCGTGTCATTCGCATCTCGtcagtaataaattaaaaaatcgccatcacctgctttcagatggagtggcctttactacacagagccatagttcactgacaagctaggcaatatcgcgttcataatcacagatgaatcaATCGCATGCAAATTAATTGCACAGTCCTATTGTAAACACCAAGTTTATGCCACCTTTATAGTGTTAATgttctaaatgtctttttatgtAGTATGGCACCTATCTTGTtacctttttttgtctttcttttttctttccatatTCTTTAGCCGAGCAATCAAAACCAACCAAGACCTCCTACCAGACACTCCATGGACGAACATCCTGTATGATGACTTCTGGGGCACTCTGCTCACCCACAGCGGCAGCCACAAGTCTTTCCGCCCCCTCTGCACACTATCTTTCCGCCTCAATTATGCCCTGGGCGGCTTGGACCCCCGGGGCTACCACCTGGTCAATGTGGGCCTGCACTGCTGCGTCACTGCACTCTTCACTGCATTCTTTCGTCCCCTGTTGGGTGGTAGACCCTGGAGCCTTTTGGCAGGTCTCCTCTTCGCCTCTCATCCCATACACACTGAAGCAGTAGCTGGGGTGGTGGGGCGAGCAGATGTGGGTGCAGCTTTTTGCTTCTTGTTGTCTCTGATCTGTTATGCCCAGTACTGCTGTCTCAGGGCCAGCACAGCACACTCGGACAGGGTTGAATGGCGGCCAGTGCTCTGGCTTGCTGGGAGTTTGGGTGCTGCTGCGGCCGCTTTACTGTGGAAGGAGCAGGGAGTCACTGTTCTGGCCGTCTCAGCTGTTTATGACCTCTGTGTTGTGCATCGTCTGAGACTCCGGCAAGCGGTAATGATGGTGCTGAAGGTGAGAACTGATTCTCATTGTGTGAATCTGCCTAAAGTCCAAGCAAAAATGCAACCGGTGCAATGAGGTGGTACAAAACTAGGTCCTGAAacctataatataaaatataattttatatatttacttatgtaTCCAGAGTTCAGTCTAAATGTATTTCAGCTTAAATCTTGAATACTTGATGCTCAAAGTTCCTATCCATCTTGCTAAATGGATTTTTGTAATGCAAGAAAATTACCCAGATGTCTTAGAAAATGAGTCggtcttttatgttttagtgTAATGTTATGATGAAACTGTTGAGTATAGACCTTTAGGCTTGTAAGTGCCTTTCCAACAAAAGTGAAATCGGTGTGACTCCAggttaaaaaaatttattgaaataaaataaaaactatattattattattattattattattattatttttattattattattattattatatataaattacaatgtTGTCTTGGTAAGTTACTGATATAAGTTAAATGtaaagtgctaaaattactagattgcaataaagaaaaacacaaaatgtaactaaaactggaaaaaatagttataaaaaaactaaatattcataataataataataataacaatactttaACTATTACTTAAATGTTCTTGAAAATAATGTCTTGGAAAATAAAGGAACTGTCAAAATGGCTTTTACttgttgacatttttatataaaggagtattttactgtgttttgtccTGTTAAGGTTACATTATTAAACAGACAGATGGTAAGTGTTGCATTATGGCAAATGCCATTTAGCCGTTTAGTGCAATGATTCTGTGGGAATTATCACACTTAAACTCATGATGTGTTCTGTACAATATACAAAGCTAATCTTTAAATGTCCCtttttatcaatattataataaatgggAATTTTTACAGCTCTCCTGCACCCGTCTCCAGACAATAATACAAGGGTAATCTTACCAGTCCAGACTCTGTACACAGATGCCAACCCCGCTGCACATCTGGGCTCTTTATCGTGGCCTCTCTGCCCATGTCTCCGGCTTTTCTTGCTGGTAATCACGAGGCGCACAAGAGGGGCGACAGGGAGAGATTACAAACCCTCCAGACGGCCACGAGCGCATGGGAACGCAAACAGAGGGAGAGaaaggaggatgaggaggaagagtAGAGAGGAAAGGAAACCATGCCCtcacttcctctctttctctttatcaaAGCACTTTCTCGTTTACTCTTAGTCCCATGGTGTAAAACCAGCTCATTGGCTTTCAGTGCTTCAGAGGGGCCTCATTAAATGCAGAAGGAATGGTCAACAATAAAAGATCCCACAGGATCTTCTGAAATGGCTTTTGAACAGCGAGGCTCTGACTTTGCATATTTAATGCCATGCATCTTAGACTTTAAATTCATGCGGTAATGAATGCGTATCAGGGTAATGAAAACAGATAGGGTGCCCTCATTGATATTCCAGAGGCTACAAACACCCCTGATATATGATATTGCTTCGATTTGAGCAGAATGCGGTGTGAGTCTAAAACAATACGCTGTAGATTAGTTTTGAGGTTTGGCCATATGAGTGCACAATGCAGATAGAGGGCAATTTTTCATCCCATTTGCTCTCTAATCGGACGGAGATGAGATAAGGCTCTGGTGATTGTCTGGAATGCATTCTGCCCTTTTTCTGAATAGCACATGGCTGCTGGTTTAGTGCAGGATCTCCACACCACCAGTCGACCTGTCTTAttccagaaaattaaaaaaaaaaaaacttttaagggGGAAATGCAAAAAGTTGATAGACTGATTAGTGAGGTAAATGAATCTTTCAAGCTTCACAAGAAATTTTTCATAGTCTCTTTTAAGATAATTCAACGATGACGCACAATATTTTGGCTCGTTTGTCTCAATGTTGTGCGAGTGGGAAGATTTGCGCATAACAGTCAACAATTTGATTAATGTGGCAGCATTTTTGCTGTGACAGGAAATTCAGCTGTGAAATGATGCTGTAGATCTCACATTTCCTTGAATACAGTTCATTTCTGGTATTTAATGACTTTTAGATGCATGAACTGTCTGAGGTATTATATATATTGATGTTACTTAGACTGTAGTAGGTCTACTGTTGATGATGCTCCTACCTTTTTCTTGATGTTAAAAACTGAAAGACCCTGATTGAATTTGGGCAGTGTCCCAATGGAGAAGGCTGCAAACCCACAACCTTCCTCACGAGTGGCGTGATTAGCAGCAGCTAAAACAAGCACTTCCTTTGTCCTCTGCAGCATAATGAGTTCAGTTCATCAACGTCCTCCAACGCCCTGATTATTTCTGTTTGGATTTTGCACTAAATGCAGAGGTTATtcagtgtgtatttttgttttagttactaACTTTATAAGCAGAGAAGAATATTTTCCTGCAGGAAAATTGCTATTTGTCTAGTGACTGTCTTTCACATCTCCTTTGATATGATCTTTGTCATCTCCAATCTAAGATTGATTTTACAGTTTAGTACAAAAGAGCGGGAACAAAAACAGGTGATGAAAAAGTGCCATTTAGTTCAACCCTCAGCCATAGATTGAAGTGTCACGCTCAGTGGGAGCAGAGGATCTATTGTGGCTTTAGTCCATAAGTTTCTGGCCCGTTGTGTGTGAAATAAAGGAATCGATATTTGTGGCATCTAATTTCACCGGTCTTTGAGCTCAACTTCCCCAGTATGCACTCTGTCAATTGTCATGCTGTGCCCAAAGAGCCATTTATATAAGAAAAGATTTTCAATTTTACACTCAAAGAACTGTTCAGTATGCAGGATGTAGTATAAAtgcaaagggttttttttcttcttttaatgtgCCATGggcccttcccttcccttcccttcccttcccttcccttcccttcccttcccttcccttccctccctgccctttcccttcccttcccttcccttcctgccctgcctttcctttcctttcctttccctttccttcccttcccttcccttcccttttcCCTTTTCCCTTTTTCCTGCCCCTTCCCTtgcccttcccttcccttccctttccTTCCCTTTCCCTTTTCCCTTTTCCTTTCCTTCCCTTCCCTTTTCCTTTCCCTATCCCTTCCTTAGAGTTCCCTTATATTCCCTTTCCTTTCCTTAATCCTTATATCATTCCTTAGTCCTTATATCATTCCTTAGTCCTTAtatcattaaatatgaattatgtttttaaaactgataaacagagagatgaaaaataaaacacttcagtatttattttgcaaaaataatcGAAATGAAGAGTATTTTCACCACTCCAAACAATTTTGCCTCAAAGTTCTTTTTGAAAGTTTAATGTCATTtccaccattgttttttttttcaatctctaAATGGCGTTAAACACAATTAATCATGTGAGATGTGGTGGAAATTATATTGTGGTGGGATTATTCATGactaaaaaaattacagttcTTCTGTTATGAAACTATGTCCACTGTTAAATGTTGTTACTGGACAAATTAAAAGTGTCTTAACAGATGCATTTCATTCTCTTCATTTCTAGAGGAAGAACATGAGGTTGCTGGTCAGTCTAGCATGGCTGGTTGGTTGGGGGATGATTCTTCTCACAATTCGGTTTTACTGGATGGGCAACAAGCCTCCAAACTTCTCCAACTCTGACAACCCTGCAGCTGACTCGCCTCACTTCCTGACCAGAGTGCTCACTTTCCTGTACCTGCCAGCTGTCAATGCCTGGCTCCTCCTTTGCCCTGACAAACTCAGCTTTGATTGGTCAATGGATGCAATTCCTCTGCTTAGATCCATCACTGATTGGCGGAACCTTCAGTCGGTTTTGTTTTACTCAGGATTCGCTCTTCTCTCATGGTTTGGCTTGAGAAACCCATCGCTGCAGTCCTCTAAAATCAGTGACACCAATGGAAAATCACATATGAGCAATGGAAAGTCAGCATCTAATGGATACAGTCATAATCATGATGACAATCACTACAGGGACTCAAACTCCCCCAAAAGAAATGGATATCATAAACCACCCAAAGCACCTCAAAAATCCATTCCAGCCACAGAGAGTGTGGTGGTCTTTTCGCTCGGGCTGCTGGTTTTGCCCTTCATCCCAGCCACTAATGTGTTCTTCTACGTGGGCTTTGTGGTGGCCGAGAGGGTGCTGTACATACCCAGTATGGGCTTCTGTCTGCTCGTGACTGTAGGGATGAGGAGCATGTTTGTTCGCTGCAGGTCGAGACGCTCCAGAGCGTTCCTGCTGAGCTGTGCTGCAGGTCTGCTGCTTCTCTACAGCCTGAAGACTGGGAGGAGGAACCAGGACTGGCAGAGCGAGGAGATGCTGTACAGGTCTGGCATTGCTGTAAACCCTGCTAAAGGTGAGTTTGGAGAGCTTGAATCTTGCGACATCAGATATGGTAGTACTGCCGAAGTAAATACTagtgaaatttattttgtttgttcctTTTAGCTTGGGGTAACCTGGGTAATGTTCTGAAGAACAAGGGAAAGATGACTGAGGCAGAGAGAGCATATAGAAATGCTCTTTATTACCGTGGAAATATGGCAGATATGCTCTACAACCTGTgagtacacaaacacagacatgtttttttatgcCACACTTAATATGTCTGAATGAGGTTGCATATATAtcaagataaaataaatgaataaaaatatccaACCTATTGGCTTCTGAAAACAAATGATACTAAACCTCTTTTCTTTCAGAAATAACTTCACCTTTTTGAGTCTTTTTCTAGCAgtggtgatttttagtggatttaTCATGTTAATCATGAAAATGGTCTACTAATGTTTAACACCCAGAAGgtatccagattttttttttcaaacgtttTTTGCTTGTGTTAgctagattaaaaataaatgtataaataaatttaatatgtaacattaaacaaaagtcttgtttttttttttgtttgtttttttccctttcatttcattttgttttgtgttttttgttttgttttgtttcatttggtGACCAGAAATAAGCAAAGTATTTTGGATGGTAGAATGCACagctctcttactctctctcttaCTGTATTCACAGGACAGTATTTGGGGGTGTTGGTTTTGTCAAGGTCATACAGCACTTTATCTGAGCCAGTTGTCAGTGGGAACTGCCAAAATCACATTAACATGGCGTGCAGGGCAACAGACATGAGCAGTTGTACACAATTATGGATATGTGCCATAATATTGCTCATTGCTCAAAACTACagagcatttcatttttttgaagGTTGCCTCCAAAATTGCAAAGAATAGTTAAGATACTTTGTACTGGGAGAGTCATACTTAGCATTCAGAAAACGAGAGTTGGAGGTTAAGGAGCAGTGAAAGTGTTTGCTGTATCTCTCGCTCAGGGCTTGTGTATGTGACGGGATTTCATTAGTTCTTATTTGCAGGCTTTAAAAGGCATGAGACACCTCTAACATTCATTAACCCTGGAGAGGAGCCTCAATGCTTTGTCACATTCTGGTCCTTGTACCAACCTCTTACTTCACATGTAATTTCTCAAGCTTAAAAGCAATGTGTGCTTTATTTCATGCAGTGGTTTGCTGCTACAGGAGAGTGAGCGATTCTCCGAGGCTCTGCATTACTACaaactggccatcgggagcagaCCGACTCTGGCCTGTGAGTTCAGCTTTTCAGTTTCACAATTTTGAACAAGCAAAGAGTCTGTTACTGGAGTAAATGTCTGTTTTCAGGCTTTCATTTGTACAAGTATGTGCAATTTTGTTTATTCAGTCTCTTTTTAATTACTTCTCCTTTTTGTCCTCTTGCACAGCTGCATACTTGAATGTGGGCATCATCCTGGTCTCCCAGGGGAATATCGAAGAGGCCAAGCGCACCTTTCACACTTGCGCTGACATCCCCGATGAGAACCTGAAGGACCCTCATGCCCACAAGAGCTCCGTCACCAGCTGCTTGTACAACCTCGGCAAACTGCTTCATGAGCAGGGCCAGCACGAGGTACAGTATTCATCAGTATCTGCATGCATTATCAGTTTAGATGGATGCAATCATGTTCTTGTTTGAATTGTTTCATGGTTGTTCTTAATTAACAGTTCTCATTGTCACATTATAACTGGTGGTTTTTATTTGTCGTCCTTAGGAGGCGCTGTCCATGTATAAAGAGGCTGTGCAGAAAATGCCACGACAGTTTGCGCCACAGAGTTTGTACAATATGATGGGTCAGTGTTTATTTCTCAGTGCATTCAGGTGTTTTTATCTGAGATTCAAAAACACTTACATAACactctaaataaattatttgcatttatattaagtcatttagcagatgcttttatccaaagcgacttacaaatgaacacaatataagcgatcaaaactaacaaaagaccaataatatgtaagtgcaatGACAAGTCTCGATTAGtctaatgcagtacatgtagcaagtttaaaaaaaattaaaataaaacaagtagatagGATAGAACAAAATAGAGAACGCTAGTGTTAGAAGGtcaaatttctttttaataaaaagaaaagtagttAGATTAAAAAAGTTAATCGTGAATAGAGAATGCAAGTGTTATAGGGtcaagaaaacaattaaataaaacagaaatagaatagagagtgctagtgttagacaGTCAAGTGTGGATGgatgagatgtgtttttagccatttcttgaagatgCTGCTTGGATTGAGATGTCctaaaatgtttttagtgttcTTCAGCACCCATATGTATATTTACACCATCgccgatgttttttttttctatgcagtttTATACCACAGTACTCCTCCTCTACTTCTATTAGGATGAAAAAGACATCTGGAGATGTGACTGGAATCTGATACATAAATAATGTGCCCTTGTGTTACTGATTCAGTGTCCGGAGATGTGAtgagtttacatttatttgtttggcagatgcttttatccaaagtaactttaGAGTCCATTCAAGGTGTACTTTTTATTAACACATGCATTTCCTAGGGAGTAAAACACAGGGCCTTGGTATTGCAAAAGTTATCCATAACTCCTCAAACTCATCCCATGACATGCTTGTCTCTGCATTTGATTTGATGGCATGGAGTGCAAATAATTCTATGTAATTTTACACGTCCTTCTGACTTTGGCCCACAGGTGAGGCATATATGAGGCTGAATAATCTAGAGGAGGCAGGGCATTGGTACAGAGAGTCACTGAAGGCAAAACCTGACCATATTCCTGCCCACCTGACCTATGGAAAACTGCTGTCTGTCATGGTGAGTCAAGCTGACAAGAGCATTATTACCCCTTTGTGTTTGTGAGCTTTTCTTCTGCCAAACGGTCATTGTGAATAACATGTGGAAGATAAAACATAATAGTGGTGGTGTCTAAAAGTACGAGACCGCATTGAAAATCTGTAATTATAAAGTAAGATTTAAACCaaaaatgtagttatttatttacttgcacTTAAAATTGCAATGGTTAAACCAAGAGTTATTATGTTATGTTTCGgtaaaatagaagcatttttactagtggtctcaggcttttctgctgtatttttaaCTCACTGTTGctgttattaaattttaaatatgaatgtaaaaaccTGAAGCTAAATGGATTTGTGAaagcataatttaatattaaataaattcagctttcatTTCAAACTTGAAAAGGGCAGACCATGTGGAAAGAAGAGTCCAAAGATACCTGGTTATTAAAATCATTCGAGTTACAGATGACCCTTCATTGGCCTCTTAATGCTGAGGTTTCTTTTAATTGCTTTGTCCTTGAG comes from the Cyprinus carpio isolate SPL01 chromosome B4, ASM1834038v1, whole genome shotgun sequence genome and includes:
- the tmtc2a gene encoding protein O-mannosyl-transferase TMTC2, with the translated sequence MIVELVCSAVALLLYMNTLSADFCYDDSRAIKTNQDLLPDTPWTNILYDDFWGTLLTHSGSHKSFRPLCTLSFRLNYALGGLDPRGYHLVNVGLHCCVTALFTAFFRPLLGGRPWSLLAGLLFASHPIHTEAVAGVVGRADVGAAFCFLLSLICYAQYCCLRASTAHSDRVEWRPVLWLAGSLGAAAAALLWKEQGVTVLAVSAVYDLCVVHRLRLRQAVMMVLKRKNMRLLVSLAWLVGWGMILLTIRFYWMGNKPPNFSNSDNPAADSPHFLTRVLTFLYLPAVNAWLLLCPDKLSFDWSMDAIPLLRSITDWRNLQSVLFYSGFALLSWFGLRNPSLQSSKISDTNGKSHMSNGKSASNGYSHNHDDNHYRDSNSPKRNGYHKPPKAPQKSIPATESVVVFSLGLLVLPFIPATNVFFYVGFVVAERVLYIPSMGFCLLVTVGMRSMFVRCRSRRSRAFLLSCAAGLLLLYSLKTGRRNQDWQSEEMLYRSGIAVNPAKAWGNLGNVLKNKGKMTEAERAYRNALYYRGNMADMLYNLGLLLQESERFSEALHYYKLAIGSRPTLASAYLNVGIILVSQGNIEEAKRTFHTCADIPDENLKDPHAHKSSVTSCLYNLGKLLHEQGQHEEALSMYKEAVQKMPRQFAPQSLYNMMGEAYMRLNNLEEAGHWYRESLKAKPDHIPAHLTYGKLLSVMGQKSEAEHYFLKAIELDPARGNCYMHYGQFLLEESRLGEAAAMAQKAAELDSSEFDVVFSSLFVHRQASLNDAAERYYGKAANLRPDYPAALMNLGAILHLNGKLKEAESNYLRALQLKPDDLITQSNLHKLWNVMQKQGLRASGT